The genomic DNA CTTTAGGTAAACGCGGAGATCTTCATGCTCGTCGTCAAGCAGCAGCTTTCATTCGCAATGAAGTAGCTAACGCTGAGACTGGTCAAGATGCACTTCAAAAATTATTCGCTGATGTAGCTCCACGCTATGCTGAGCGCCAAGGCGGATACACTCGTATTGCAAAAATTGGTCCACGTCGCGGAGACGCAGCACCAATGGTAATTATCGAGTTAGTATAATGATAATTAAAAGGGCAGGACAGTTCTTTTCAAGAAACTGGTCATGGCCCTTTTTTTTAAATATAAAAATAGGTTAACTTGGCGAAGGAAAGGGTGCCTTGTATTGAAAAAAGAGAAACTTCGGACAGAAAATATATCATTTCAATATCCTGGGGCAGCCACTTATGCATTAAAAGATGTTTCATTTTCCTTATATGAGGGAGAATGGGTATCTGTTATTGGACAAAACGGTTCAGGGAAGTCTACACTTGCAAAATTATTGAATGGTTTGTTTTTGCCGGAAGCAGGGACAATTACAGTAAACGATACAATGGTTTTATCAGAGGAAACGGTATGGGATGTTCGAAAACAAATTGGAATGGTATTTCAAAATCCAGATAATCAATTTGTTGGAACAACAGTGCAAGATGATGTTGTATTTGGTTTAGAGAATATCGGAATGCCAAGAGAGCAGATGATAGAAAGATTAGAACAGGCCTTGCGACTTGTCCGTATGGAAGATTTTCTTAATGATGAGCCTCATTCGTTATCTGGTGGACAAAAGCAGCGAGTGGCAATAGCAGGTATTTTAGCACTTCAGCCATCTATTTTAATACTAGATGAAGCAACTTCAATGTTAGACCCCCAAGGGAGACGTGAAGTAGTAGAAACGGTTAGACAACTTGTTAATGAAAAAGGTATTACTGTGTTATCAATTACGCACGATTTAGAAGAAGCGGCACAGTCAGACCGTGTCATTATTTTAAATAAGG from Bacillus basilensis includes the following:
- the rplQ gene encoding 50S ribosomal protein L17, whose product is MAYRKLGRTSAQRKAMLRDLATDLIINERIQTTETRAKELRSVVEKMITLGKRGDLHARRQAAAFIRNEVANAETGQDALQKLFADVAPRYAERQGGYTRIAKIGPRRGDAAPMVIIELV
- a CDS encoding energy-coupling factor ABC transporter ATP-binding protein, translated to MKKEKLRTENISFQYPGAATYALKDVSFSLYEGEWVSVIGQNGSGKSTLAKLLNGLFLPEAGTITVNDTMVLSEETVWDVRKQIGMVFQNPDNQFVGTTVQDDVVFGLENIGMPREQMIERLEQALRLVRMEDFLNDEPHSLSGGQKQRVAIAGILALQPSILILDEATSMLDPQGRREVVETVRQLVNEKGITVLSITHDLEEAAQSDRVIILNKGEILEEGTPEQIFKSSHMLQEIGLDVPFSVKIAELLKRNEILLQNTHLTMESLVNELWRLHSKK